GTATTATCATTCCTGTTTTCTCATGAAGCTTTTGTAATCTTTTCCCAAGATCTGTATTGTCTAATAGTAAATAAGTATTGTCAAAGACAAAGAACATCCCTACAACTTCTGCACCATGATTTCCTGCCTCCATTTGTGGTACAATCATATCCCTTAAAATTTGTCTGCAATTGTCCGAATTAATAACGTATGCAATTTTCATTTTCATTCCTCCTAATATATCTTTTTACCCAGACTTTACTATACCATTTGTGTAATAAAAATAACAATAGTTTTTATTTATACTAATCCTTTTTTTATAAGTTTTATCTATATTATTTTTAGCAAAAATACATAAATAAAAGTTTCTAGTAAGAGTGCCCAGTGGACAATATCAGCTTTTCATTACCTAAAAAGCATACCTTCTTAAACAATAAAAAAACTGGCAGATTTATCACTCAATCTGCCAGTTTTTTATTTAGCCTATTAATTCAGTTGCTAACTTAGCACCTAACTTAGCATTATTATATACTAATTTTATATTTGATTCTAAACTGTCTCCACCAGTTTTTTCTTTCACTTTATCTAGAAGGAAAGGAGTTACTTTTTTACCCTCTATTCCTTTCTCTTCGGCTTCCTTAAGGGCATCATTAATAGCCTTATTTATTTCATCAAAATCCATTTCATCTTCTTCAGGTATTGGATTTCCAATTACTACTCCACCTTTTAATCCTAACTCCCATTTAACCTTTATAAACTTTCCTAATTCTTCTTTATTATTAATCTTAAAATCTACATTAAAACCACTCTTCCTTGTAAAAAATGCAGGGAATTCTTCAGTTTTAAATCCTAGAACCGGTATGCCAAAAGTTTCAAGATACTCTAAAGTAAGGCCTATATCCAATATTGATTTTGCTCCTGCACATACTACAGCCACATTGGTATTAGCTAATTCTTGAAGATCTGCCGATATGTCAAAGGTTTCATTAGCCCCTTTATGAACACCTCCTATACCACCGGTTACAAAGACTTTTATCCCTACCATTTCCGATATGATCATAGTAGCAGCTACTGTAGTGGCCCCATCCAATTTATTTGCTACAACGAAAGGTAGATCTCTTCTACTCACTTTATAGATATTATCACCTTTACCTAAGTATTCTATTTCTTCTTTACTAAGTCCCACTTTTAACTTTCCATCTAGTACTGCAATAGTGGCAGGTACTGCACCATTTTTTCTAACTATATTTTCTACTTCTAAAGCCACTTTTATATTTTCAGGATAAGGCATCCCATGGGCAATTATTGTAGACTCCAAAGCTACTACCGGCTTATTATCTTCTAATGCCTCTTTTACTTCATCCTTTATAACTATATATTCATCTAACATATTTCTATCTCCTTTATCTTTTTATTTATTTTTTCTACTGAAATATTTGGATTTATAGTCCTACTATCTTCCAAAGTCATAATAGACATTGCTATTCCAAATTTTAAAGTTTCTTTTATATCAAAATCATTGAAATAGGAATAAGCTAAACCTGCCATAAAAGCATCACCAGCTCCTGTTGTATTAACTACATTGGCTTTTGGTGATATCATCCTTACTTCAGTATCTCCATCAAAATAAAATATTCCTTTTTCCCCAAGGGAAATTATTACTCTTTTTACTCCTTTCTCAATAAAATGTTTTGCTACTAATTTTAAATCATCTTCCTTATTGATTTTTATGCCAGACAATATTTCAGCTTCTATTTTATTCGGAGTAATTGTATGGAAGTACCCAATAAAATCCTTGACTTTCTCAGCCTTTGTTGTCGACACAGTATCTAAAAAATAATTAGATTTAAAATTAGTCACCATATGTTCTAGAGTTTTCCCTGGCAAATTAGTATCCACAACACATAGCCTAGAGTTTTCTATTATATCTTTCTTCTCTTCAATAAAAGAAATACTGATTTTTTCCAAGATATCCATAGATGAAAGAGCTACTTCCATATCACCATTTTCATCTAATATAGATAAATAAGTAGAAGTAGAATAATCCTGTAATATTAGAGAATCTGACATATTTAAGCCTACTTTCATTCCCTCATCTATAATTAATCTTCCATAATTATCATTCCCAATAGTAGTTATAAGTTTTGTATCAATACCCAATCTTGCTAAATTTTCTCCAATATTTCGACTAACTCCACCTAAGGATATATTAGTTTTACCTGGATTTGAGTCTTTCATCTTTAAGTTTTCATAGGGAAAACCTACAATATCTACATTGGCTCCTCCTATTATAGTTATATACGGTTCTTCCTTTACTATATAGCCTTTCCCTACAATATAACCCTTTTTCATTAAGTTGGTAATATGAACGCCTACAGAGGAACGAGTTATATTTAACTTATCTGCTATTTCCCGTTGACTTGCCATTGGATTTTTCTTTATAATCCCTAATATTTCTTCTTCCCTTTTAGTCATATAAATCTCCTTAATATTTATTTATACAGTAAACAAATCCTTAGATAAATAATATACCTAGTTTTCATATTTGTCAACTAAAAAGTGAGAAAAAATCCTTCCTTTTTCTCATTTTAAAATTTCAATAACTTTTCCCTTTTCTTAGCTTTGGGTATCTTTTCTGCAGCTTCTTTGTTCATCAGAAGATCCATTAATTGAAAAAGTTCTTCTAGATGCCTTTTATTATCTACTGTAGAAAAAGTAATTATTAATTCTACAGGATCATTTTTTTACTTCTAAAGTTTATTGGTTCTTTTATAACTAGATATATAGGATTTCATAGAGAAACCGATTGACTGAAAATACGATAACAAATTTAACAACTTATTTGTATCTTTTTTGTCAGAGTTATGGACATTTGTCAAAAACTCTTGTATAATATTATTGTAAGGCCGTATGGCCTACGATAATCTAAAATTAATAGTCAAAATCCCTTTCTGCATACATATTGACCCTACTTTTAAAAAGTAGGGTTCTTTTTTATTTTTTTGCTGGTATAATTATCTTGAGGTGAGTTTACTTTGAAAAAACAAAAACGCATTAGAGATTATGGAATAACCATCGGTGAAATGGAAACAGGAATAAATAACTCCATAACTGATGTGAAAGAAGTACATGTAGGTCAAATTACTTTAAACAATGGTGAAACTAAAACTGGTGTTACGGCCATCCTTCCTCATAAAGGAAATCTTTTTAAAAAGAAAATAATTGGGGCCACCCATGTAATAAATGGTTTTGGAAAATCTATTGGGCTAGTACAAATAGATGAATTAGGTACTATTGAAACTCCAATTATTTTAACTAACACCTTAAGTGCAGGAATAGCTGCAGACAGTTTAGTTCGATACATGCTAAAATATAATGAAGATATTGGCAAAGACACTGGTACCATAAATCCTGTAGTATGTGAATGTAATGATGGCTATTTAAATAATATCAGAAATATAGCAATAGAAAAAGAACATATTTTCCAAGCTATTAACACAGCTGATAAAACCTTTGAAGAAGGATCAGTAGGTGCTGGAACTGGAATGGTTTGCTATGGACTAAAAGGTGGAATAGGAACTGCATCTCGAAAAGTTTTTCTTGATAATAAAGAATACATAGTAGGAGTTTTAGTATTAACTAACTTTGGTAAATTAGAAGATCTTTTAATTGATGGAGAAAAATTAGGAAAAAAAATAAAAAAGGAAATGGAAAATCATTCTACTATCCAAAATAAAGGTTCAATAATTATTGTTTTAGCCACAGATATCCCTTTATCTCACAGGCAATTAAACAGAGTTATAAAAAGAGTATATCCTGGGATTTCAAAAACAGGAAGTTTCACTAGCTCTGGTAGTGGAGAAATAGTTATAGGATTTTCTACGGCAAATATAATTAATCATTATGAAAAAGAAGACATCATACAAATTAAGTCAATAAATGAAAATAAAATAGACGAAATATTTCAGGGAACGAAAGAAGCCACAGAAGAAGCCATTCTTAACTCTCTTATTACATCAAAAACTACTATAGGAAGAGATAATCACAAAATATATTCCTTAAGTGAAAAATTAGAAGAAAATGGTATAAATCTTCCCTCTCATTAAAAGCTTAAGAAAATTATTCTTTGAGGATTTTTATCTTTGTATGAATAAATAATAATATATTAATTAAAATATATATGTCTACATTATATTTATAGCTTATATAACAAGGAGAGATTTTGTGAAAAAACAACATCTACCAATAACTATATTATTAGCTTTTTTATTATGTATTATAAATGTCTCATGTTCTAAATCTAATAAAACACCTCCTTCGCCTATTTCCCATTCGCCTACTAAGGAAGAGGATGATGAAGATTCTTTTCATAACATAGGAACTAAGGTTGTACCTAAAGAAGAAGCAAATAAAATACCTGTACTATTATATCACCACTTATTAATAGCTGAAGATATAGAAAAATATAATTGGATAAACAATAAAATTGTTTTATCTGTAGAAACCTTTGATAAACAAATGAAATACTTACATGATAATGGCTATTATGTAGCAACTTTAGATGAATTAAGACAATTCATTGATGGTGAAATAGAGCTTCCAAAAAAAACAGTAGTTATTACATTTGATGACGGATTCTTAAGTAATATTGTCTATGGATATCCTATAATGAAACAATATAATCTACATGGTACTATTTTTGTAATAGGCAGCGCAGCCGAAAGTCCACAACAGTCTTTTGACCCTAAAACTGTACAATATATTAATATTAATGAAATGCCAAAGTATAAGGATGTTTTTAATTTTGAAAGTCATACTTATTCACTGCACAAACATGATGAAAATAAAAA
The Tissierellales bacterium genome window above contains:
- a CDS encoding pseudouridine-5'-phosphate glycosidase gives rise to the protein MLDEYIVIKDEVKEALEDNKPVVALESTIIAHGMPYPENIKVALEVENIVRKNGAVPATIAVLDGKLKVGLSKEEIEYLGKGDNIYKVSRRDLPFVVANKLDGATTVAATMIISEMVGIKVFVTGGIGGVHKGANETFDISADLQELANTNVAVVCAGAKSILDIGLTLEYLETFGIPVLGFKTEEFPAFFTRKSGFNVDFKINNKEELGKFIKVKWELGLKGGVVIGNPIPEEDEMDFDEINKAINDALKEAEEKGIEGKKVTPFLLDKVKEKTGGDSLESNIKLVYNNAKLGAKLATELIG
- a CDS encoding sulfur reduction protein DsrE, translated to MKIAYVINSDNCRQILRDMIVPQMEAGNHGAEVVGMFFVFDNTYLLLDNTDLGKRLQKLHEKTGMII
- a CDS encoding P1 family peptidase — its product is MKKQKRIRDYGITIGEMETGINNSITDVKEVHVGQITLNNGETKTGVTAILPHKGNLFKKKIIGATHVINGFGKSIGLVQIDELGTIETPIILTNTLSAGIAADSLVRYMLKYNEDIGKDTGTINPVVCECNDGYLNNIRNIAIEKEHIFQAINTADKTFEEGSVGAGTGMVCYGLKGGIGTASRKVFLDNKEYIVGVLVLTNFGKLEDLLIDGEKLGKKIKKEMENHSTIQNKGSIIIVLATDIPLSHRQLNRVIKRVYPGISKTGSFTSSGSGEIVIGFSTANIINHYEKEDIIQIKSINENKIDEIFQGTKEATEEAILNSLITSKTTIGRDNHKIYSLSEKLEENGINLPSH
- a CDS encoding carbohydrate kinase, whose protein sequence is MTKREEEILGIIKKNPMASQREIADKLNITRSSVGVHITNLMKKGYIVGKGYIVKEEPYITIIGGANVDIVGFPYENLKMKDSNPGKTNISLGGVSRNIGENLARLGIDTKLITTIGNDNYGRLIIDEGMKVGLNMSDSLILQDYSTSTYLSILDENGDMEVALSSMDILEKISISFIEEKKDIIENSRLCVVDTNLPGKTLEHMVTNFKSNYFLDTVSTTKAEKVKDFIGYFHTITPNKIEAEILSGIKINKEDDLKLVAKHFIEKGVKRVIISLGEKGIFYFDGDTEVRMISPKANVVNTTGAGDAFMAGLAYSYFNDFDIKETLKFGIAMSIMTLEDSRTINPNISVEKINKKIKEIEIC
- a CDS encoding polysaccharide deacetylase family protein yields the protein MKKQHLPITILLAFLLCIINVSCSKSNKTPPSPISHSPTKEEDDEDSFHNIGTKVVPKEEANKIPVLLYHHLLIAEDIEKYNWINNKIVLSVETFDKQMKYLHDNGYYVATLDELRQFIDGEIELPKKTVVITFDDGFLSNIVYGYPIMKQYNLHGTIFVIGSAAESPQQSFDPKTVQYININEMPKYKDVFNFESHTYSLHKHDENKNKKPLIITSDKNVIVEDISKNMELLDAKYIAYPFGSYNNTTIEYLRETNHEMAFTVKQGYVTPGLNKYELPRFEIVPETTMEEFINIVQ